One Desulfobulbus propionicus DSM 2032 DNA segment encodes these proteins:
- the rny gene encoding ribonuclease Y — protein MELNAVTLLLALTNLVAGLALGVFLRKRLVEGNQKNIELQGRQIIENSISEAEQIKKEAILQAKEEAFQIKQEADRELKASRQELKDDQRRLNRKFDEIQREFQILEEKQASLKYREEQLETNEEDVAAKKQQLESLVDEQRYKLEKIAGIDREEAKVQLMQSIESEARMDCAKRLLRIENEMKMEADRKGKNILALAIARYAGDYVADKTVSMVPLPNEEMKGRIIGREGRNIRAIEAATGIDIIIDDTPEAVILSGFNPIRREVARLALEQLISDGRIHPARIEEVVQKVAEDLEVGIRESGEQATFDVGAHGMHVDLINLIGRLKYRTSYGQNILQHSLEVAFLCGVMAAELGLDVKKAKRAGLLHDIGKAVDHEVEGSHAIIGRDLAKKYGEADDIVYAIGAHHEDQPPKSVLDVLVQSADALSGARPGARKEMLQSYVKRLEDLENIANGFAGVDKSYAIQAGRDLRIIVDSQKVKDEEAALLSRDIAKAIEEQLTYPGQIRVTVIRETRAVEYAK, from the coding sequence ATGGAATTGAATGCTGTCACATTGCTGTTGGCGCTGACCAATTTGGTGGCTGGTTTGGCGCTCGGTGTTTTTTTGCGGAAACGGCTTGTGGAGGGGAATCAAAAAAATATCGAGTTGCAAGGCCGTCAAATCATTGAAAATTCAATCAGCGAAGCGGAGCAGATAAAAAAAGAGGCTATTCTGCAGGCGAAGGAAGAGGCGTTTCAGATCAAGCAGGAAGCGGACCGCGAATTAAAGGCCAGTCGGCAAGAACTCAAGGACGATCAACGTCGACTCAATCGCAAATTCGACGAGATCCAGCGAGAATTTCAAATTCTGGAGGAAAAACAGGCCAGTCTGAAATACCGTGAGGAGCAACTGGAGACCAATGAGGAGGACGTGGCCGCCAAGAAGCAACAGCTTGAAAGTCTGGTGGACGAACAGCGCTATAAACTGGAAAAAATAGCCGGCATTGATCGCGAGGAAGCAAAGGTTCAATTGATGCAGTCCATCGAAAGCGAAGCACGGATGGATTGCGCGAAACGATTGCTGCGCATAGAAAACGAAATGAAGATGGAAGCCGACCGCAAAGGGAAGAATATCCTTGCCTTGGCTATTGCCCGCTATGCAGGTGACTATGTCGCCGATAAAACCGTCTCCATGGTGCCGCTGCCGAACGAGGAGATGAAAGGCCGGATCATCGGCAGAGAAGGGCGGAATATCCGCGCAATTGAAGCCGCGACCGGGATTGATATCATCATTGACGACACTCCGGAGGCGGTTATTCTGTCAGGGTTCAATCCCATTCGGCGGGAAGTTGCACGGCTTGCCCTGGAGCAACTTATCTCCGATGGCCGAATCCACCCGGCACGCATCGAGGAGGTCGTGCAAAAAGTGGCGGAAGATCTGGAGGTCGGCATCCGGGAATCGGGTGAACAGGCCACCTTTGACGTCGGCGCGCATGGGATGCATGTTGATTTGATTAACCTCATCGGTCGGCTGAAATATCGCACGAGCTACGGACAGAATATCCTGCAGCATTCTCTCGAGGTGGCTTTCCTCTGTGGAGTCATGGCCGCAGAACTCGGTCTGGACGTCAAAAAAGCGAAACGAGCTGGACTGCTCCATGATATCGGCAAGGCCGTGGACCATGAGGTGGAGGGATCGCACGCGATTATTGGCCGGGATCTGGCGAAAAAATACGGCGAGGCTGACGACATTGTCTATGCGATTGGCGCACATCACGAGGATCAGCCACCCAAGTCGGTTCTTGACGTGCTCGTCCAGTCGGCGGATGCCTTGTCCGGAGCGCGGCCCGGTGCGCGCAAGGAGATGTTGCAAAGTTATGTTAAGCGACTTGAGGATCTTGAAAATATAGCCAATGGATTTGCCGGAGTGGATAAATCCTATGCCATTCAGGCAGGACGGGATTTGCGGATCATTGTCGACAGCCAGAAGGTCAAGGATGAAGAAGCCGCCTTGCTCAGCCGTGACATCGCCAAGGCGATCGAAGAACAATTGACCTATCCAGGACAGATTCGGGTTACGGTGATCCGTGAAACCAGAGCGGTAGAATACGCCAAATAG
- a CDS encoding cell division protein ZapA, which produces MQDRLVRFNLFGQEFTFYSDASEEEVASVITLLRDELESNEKVSKSSVPSSKMLVLGCLRMAAKYVQLKREYSEYRQAQDRTVAQLIDKLSSTLD; this is translated from the coding sequence ATGCAGGATCGTCTTGTTCGTTTCAATCTGTTCGGCCAGGAGTTTACGTTTTATAGTGACGCCTCCGAGGAAGAAGTGGCATCGGTCATTACCCTGCTCCGGGATGAACTTGAAAGCAATGAGAAGGTAAGCAAAAGTTCGGTGCCGTCCAGTAAGATGCTAGTATTGGGCTGTTTGCGGATGGCTGCGAAATATGTTCAATTAAAGCGAGAGTATAGCGAGTATCGCCAGGCGCAGGACCGAACAGTTGCGCAACTGATCGACAAGTTGTCGTCAACTCTCGACTAA
- the zapB gene encoding cell division protein ZapB: protein MESNVELIRLEEFVDKLLTKYNQLKSDYQMLQETLRQRDAECAELKNNVFNLSSERTEVSNRVSGLLDRIEQWENEQMGASVDRSDSSASSQGSLFSNDADNKTI, encoded by the coding sequence ATGGAAAGCAATGTGGAATTGATTCGCCTGGAGGAGTTTGTCGATAAACTGTTGACGAAATACAATCAATTGAAATCCGATTATCAGATGCTTCAAGAAACGTTGCGGCAGCGTGACGCGGAATGCGCGGAGCTTAAAAATAACGTATTTAATTTGAGTTCCGAACGAACAGAAGTCAGCAATCGGGTCTCAGGCCTGCTGGATCGTATTGAGCAGTGGGAGAATGAACAGATGGGTGCCTCGGTTGACAGGAGCGATAGCTCGGCGAGTTCCCAAGGGTCGTTGTTCTCAAATGATGCGGACAACAAGACGATCTAA
- a CDS encoding NUDIX hydrolase, with the protein MYMPIIGTLGYILSPDGLRTLLVHRNARASDQHLGKYNGLGGKMLPNEDVVTCMKREIYEEAGLVCTQLQLRGTINWTGFGPEGENWLGFVFLITSFTGTLKSRNEEGELNWHLVAELAHLPMWEGDRYFLPLVFDHDPRVFHGYMPYANGRPLSWKFSRI; encoded by the coding sequence ATGTACATGCCCATCATTGGTACGCTTGGCTATATCCTGTCCCCCGATGGACTGCGAACCTTGCTTGTCCACCGAAACGCTCGCGCCTCTGACCAGCACCTCGGTAAATACAATGGTCTTGGAGGGAAAATGTTGCCCAACGAAGACGTGGTTACCTGCATGAAGCGGGAGATATATGAAGAGGCCGGGTTGGTGTGTACCCAATTGCAGTTACGTGGCACGATCAACTGGACGGGCTTTGGCCCGGAAGGGGAAAATTGGCTGGGTTTTGTTTTTCTGATTACTTCGTTCACGGGCACGCTCAAGAGCCGCAACGAGGAGGGCGAGCTGAACTGGCACCTGGTCGCCGAACTTGCCCATCTGCCAATGTGGGAGGGAGATCGATATTTCCTTCCCTTGGTGTTTGATCATGATCCACGAGTCTTTCATGGCTACATGCCGTATGCAAATGGACGGCCTCTTTCATGGAAATTCAGCAGGATATAG
- a CDS encoding lytic transglycosylase domain-containing protein, producing the protein MYTLSKWKATPALTAATFFLGAMILLCTFATGAMAAEKFPLYPCIQPNVHFWEQVYSRYTTRQGILHDIDNLSQVYSIIDLVDPKIPGATAINNARISSKKEQLKNILTRLGNGQPPRTAEERRIASLFHKQPRSAFHKAKDNFRFQLGQKDRFHEGVIRSGKYLAQFQKIFTAHRLPVELAYLPHVESSFNPKAYSKAGAAGLWQFTRSTGKDYMNINQLVDERYDPYLATQAAARLLKENYAALQSWPLAITAYNYGKAGMMRALKEHGSYVNIFNSYDQGYFKFASRNFYAEFVAATRVAKRWEKHPNLVPEKPEATFTLRLKEDTPITRLRTTFGLNHEQFIRLNPALQKPVISGQHPVPKGALVRLPAKARAKESRVAFINPPKSPAIKMPSKLAAPRGSSGVRYSMN; encoded by the coding sequence ATGTATACTCTATCGAAATGGAAAGCAACTCCTGCGCTCACGGCCGCGACCTTTTTTCTAGGGGCCATGATATTGCTTTGTACCTTTGCCACCGGTGCGATGGCCGCGGAAAAATTTCCGCTTTACCCCTGTATCCAACCCAACGTCCATTTTTGGGAGCAGGTATACAGCCGTTATACGACCCGGCAGGGTATTCTGCACGATATTGACAATCTCTCTCAAGTATACAGCATCATCGACTTGGTCGATCCAAAAATTCCTGGGGCCACGGCAATCAACAACGCGCGTATCAGCTCGAAAAAAGAGCAACTCAAAAACATTCTGACACGGCTGGGCAACGGGCAGCCGCCACGCACCGCCGAAGAGCGGCGGATAGCCTCACTTTTTCACAAACAGCCGCGTAGCGCATTCCATAAGGCCAAGGACAATTTTCGGTTCCAGTTGGGCCAAAAGGATCGTTTTCACGAAGGGGTTATTCGCTCGGGAAAATATCTGGCTCAATTCCAGAAGATCTTTACGGCCCACCGGCTTCCTGTGGAGTTGGCCTACTTGCCGCATGTGGAATCCTCCTTCAATCCGAAAGCGTACAGTAAAGCGGGCGCCGCCGGTTTGTGGCAATTCACCCGGTCAACCGGGAAAGATTACATGAACATCAACCAGCTGGTGGATGAGCGCTACGACCCCTACCTGGCGACCCAAGCCGCTGCCCGTCTGCTCAAGGAGAATTATGCGGCCCTCCAATCATGGCCATTGGCCATTACCGCCTATAATTACGGTAAAGCAGGAATGATGCGAGCGCTCAAGGAACACGGGAGTTATGTCAACATTTTCAATTCGTATGACCAAGGGTATTTCAAGTTTGCCTCTCGGAATTTCTATGCGGAATTCGTCGCCGCCACGCGGGTTGCCAAGCGATGGGAGAAGCATCCGAACCTCGTCCCCGAGAAACCGGAAGCAACCTTCACCCTCCGCCTCAAGGAGGACACCCCTATCACCCGTTTACGCACCACCTTTGGCCTGAACCACGAACAATTCATCCGTTTGAATCCCGCTCTGCAAAAACCGGTCATTTCCGGGCAACACCCGGTTCCCAAAGGGGCTCTGGTTCGCCTGCCGGCGAAGGCTCGGGCAAAGGAATCGCGTGTCGCTTTCATTAACCCACCAAAATCACCGGCTATTAAAATGCCCTCGAAACTCGCTGCCCCACGTGGCTCATCAGGCGTGCGTTACAGTATGAACTAG